The DNA segment ACTGATGGAAGTATTTTGTGCTCTGTGATTCAGGTCATCTGAAGAACACAAGCAAGGAGGAGAGTGACTGCCAAAACCTCCGTGCTGGCCTGACCAGCTCGATCTTACCTCCTGAAGGAGGCAGCTGGCGCTTGTCCCAGCCTGGCCATGCCGCAGGTGACCAGAAGCAGCCGaggaagcagctgaaagcagagccCCTTTCTGGGCTCCCTTCCCTGTGAGACCACGGAGCGGGGTTCCATCCATGGGGAAGACGGGAACAAAGCCTGTCCGAGCTCTCCCTGCCCTTGCAGGCAGTTCTGCCGCATGGGGAGCAGAGCAAGGAGCAGAGGGGTCTGGATGGCCCCGGAGGGGCTTGGAGCAGACACAGAAACGTGGGGATGGTCTTGGAGGCAGCAAGCAGAGGGGTCCAGAGAAGATCCAGGCACatatggggagggggaaggggatcgGAGGGTGTAGGGGGTGTCACACGGGGGAGTGGGTGAGAACAGAGGGACCAGAGCTGAGCTGAAGGTGCTCGGTGGGGGGGTAGACCTGTTCGAGCATGGGGAGCAGTGGGGGTGGAACCAGATAGGAGAAAAGCCCTGCAGAGGGGAAGAGAGCTGGCTGGGGTATGGGGGTAAAGAGGAATGGggggcacctgggcagggccaggcagggatATGAGAGGGTGGTGGGGTGAGTGCCAGTAGAGGGGAGCACAGGAGTTGATGATATTTAGAATCAGAGGGACTGGAGGGAGGATGTGCTGAGGaagagggatggggagaaattACAGTGCACAGAAGGGGGCCATAAAGGACTGGGGGTGCCCCCAGAGTGGGAAGGCTGGTTTTCCAGTCATTCCCCCCCTCCACCACAGGCTTCCTACCCATGGGGTGGATGGCAGGGAGCACAGGGTGCTCTGCTCAGCAAACAAACTGGGGCCAGCTGTGGGTGGCCCCAGCACCCACCATCCCAGGGTGGCAAGCGAGGCCATAGCAGCAGCAGGTCCCACCCCCATCCAGTGGAAATAAAACACCACCTAAGGGGAAGGCAGGAAACCCCACAAGCAGGTGAACAGGCAGAGAGGACAGGGCTGGGCCAAGCACACCCACAGTACAGAGGCTGCTGGGCTTAAATAGGGTGTCAAGGGTGTGGGTGGGGCCCAGGTGAGGGTGCTCAGGTTGATTAAGGCACCAGGGACAGGGACGTACATGGATGGATGGCATGGCATGGGCATTTGTTTCCCCCAGCATGCCACAGCCCAGCCCCGCAGGGTGCAGACAGACATGTACAGCCCTGTACCATGTGCATGATGGCTGCTGCTGGGTGTCATGGCAGGGGGCACAGGATCACCCCAACACCCTGCCCTGGGCTAGGGCCAAGCCTGCATGAGTGTGGGTGCCCTCCCAAACTGCCGGCTCCCTGCTCCTGTGCACCCCTCCACACTCCACCTGCTGCCACCCCCCTCCCAGacccagcagggctgggctgtgccagGATCTGCTGGTTcacagcaggatttggggggCCCAGGGAAAGCCATCGAGCACCCCCACCCTGTGCTGGACTGGGCACTGTAGGGAGGATAGCAGGGTGCAAGGGGGGTTGCAGGGGAGGGTAGCAGGGTGCAGGGAGGGATAAGGGGGTGCAAGTGAATGATGCCCAGTGGAAGGCAGGTAGAGACACAGCCCACCCCTCCTACCCCTTCACCCCACCAGCTCCTGGTGAAGCCAAACTGAGATAACGGGGCATTGGTACTCGCAGGGGAGGCCCAGCCACACCAAGTGCCCACAGTGTCTGTCAGCAGGCTCACCCCACTGGAGGGGTGGGTGAGGATGCCCAGGGACAGCATGTGGAGGGCAATTCCATCCCCTGGCTCAGGCTGTCTGCTCTGTCCCCGCCAGTTCTCATCATGGCCCCAGAACCAACAGCACCTGGGGCCATGGGATCCCAAGGCAGCATGTGAGAGGGGGACCAGCCAGTAGCAGGCAGGGGGGACCTCATCCttgtgtccccccatccccagagcTGGGTCCCACGGGGCTCTCCCACCCTACCCTAAGCTGGGTGTCCCTGTGGATGTAGCACAAACACCCCAATATCCATTTTGAGCCTTTGCCAGGGAAACAGGAGCCAGGAGCAGGTGGCCACGGGGCCGACCACTGTTGGCCCTGTCCTCGCCTGCCCAGGGATGTGGGGTACCCACCGTCCGTGCAGAAGTGACTCGGGGTTGCAGACAAGCCAGGTCAGCCGTATTTATTGAGAACAGTTGTGGAGGGATAAAAATATTTCCACTAGCTCTATAAGAATTTATAAACCTATACTCTGCTTATCCTTTAATAAATGCCTCTATGACCATCATGCGAAGGTAGGTACTTCTGTAAGAAAatagcaagattaaaaaaaggaaagcgcTAATACACCCTGTGGGGTCCTGCCCGTggggtccctgcccatggggGCCAAGGGACCCTCCGGCTGGCATGGGGACACTGTGGCACATGCCAGAcgctgccccagcaccctgcagcacccaccctgaGCCTCGGCCGGGCGCAGCCCCCATCAGCCAAGCTGCCTGGATGCAAATCCCTTGCCCAGGGATGAACCCACACAGGGAACCCCAGCTCGGGTGGccctgctggggaggggatgtGTCCCCATGCCAGCGAGCTCCCAGTGATCCCACTGCTGCCAGTTCTGTCTCCACCCTGCAGCTTTGCCATCCCCTTTCGTCTTTCCCTGTACCCAGAGGGGAGTGTTCGGGTCCATCTCCCCAGGGATGCCCTGCGGCCGCTGCCTGGGGAGATGCAGGCCAGGGCTTGCCCCAGGGACACACAGTGGTGCTTTTCCAGGAAGCAACGCAGATGGGGAGATCTTGGAGGGACACAACAGTGCTCAGCAGGGCAGCAACAGGTATAGGGACTtcctgggggggacacaggcacaCGACATAGTACTCTGCAGGAAAGCAACACAAAGGGACAGCCTGGGGGGAACGATACACTGCAGTGCTCTGCAGGGCAGCAACACcaatggggacatcatgggggaATATGGGGACACACAGCAGTGCTTTGCTGGGAAGCAACATGGATGGGGACATCCTTGGGACACACACAGTGATGCTCTGCCAGgaagcagcagggacagggccatcttggggacacagagggacacCACAGACAAGCAAGTGGCACCAGGAGCCGAAACACCAGCAAGAGACGATGCTGTTGCCGCGAGTCAGGAAGCACTGCAGGTGCAAGAAAGTCATTATTGCATTACAGGGCCAATAGCCAGGGGGGCAGGCTGGGGACCCAGCCTCTGATTCGGGCTTCAAGGGACTTTCTCTGGGGACTGTGATTCCCCAATACTCCCCATGCCCTGGCCCTCCCCACCGCCTGGGGACATGGGGCGCTCCTGAGGGATGACGCTGGGTGGGGACAGGGTCCCTGCCAAGGACACAGGGCTGGACACATTCAGTCCCTCCTTGTACCGGTGCTGGCATGGAGGCAGCCAAGGGTCTGAGTGTCAGCTGCCACACTGGCCAGGATGGCAGCTGCCCCTCCATCCCCTTGGTCACCTGAGGTCCCCAGGCACTGCTGTCCCTCCATGCCAGCCAAGGCCGGGGGGGGAAACAACCCTGTCCCCcacagcagggcagctggggctttgggggggcTGGGACCAGTCCCTGCCTTTCGTCTTCCCTTAAGCCAGGGCCAAGCTGAGTGTACAGACTGTAAGCAGGCAGCCCAAGGTGACACAGGGACAAGGGACACGACCTGGGGAGCAGGCTGGCCGGTGGccctccccagagctgcaggggaaacggggaaagccaaagctcagggGACAAAGCTGtccccagcctggggcagggccagggcagcaATCTGGCTGGGACAGGGGACCCCCAGGCTGGGTGCCCTGTCTCCTAGCTGTCCCCATGGGATGGGCGCTGGCTGGTTGGATAAGGCGATACCGCAGCAGCTTAAGGTGGCGGGTGCGGTGTTGGTACCAAGTCTCgcagtggggctggggcaggatggAGCGTGATGTAAACACTTCTGATCTGGgccggtgaggaggaggaggaggaaaaaggggctAGTGCGAGTCCTTCATCTGCTTCTGGATCTTCTGGAGCATCTCTTGCATCCGCCGCAGCtggaagggagcagagcagggatcACGGAGGGGTGCTGGCACCCCCCAGCCATGCCAGCTCCCTTGCAAACGTATTTGAGTCAAACACCCCAGGCAGATTGGGATCACCAAGAACAGTGGGCGGAGTAGGGGGGGAACCATCTGATGCCCCTCCAACACCTCCTCACCGTGGCCTaaggggcagcagctgctgggatgCTGCAGGAAGGGTGGCCTCTCACAGCTGTGccattgctggggctggggacatggcggggagactgggggcagggggggactcAGCCTTCCCCTACACTCACCTCCTCATCCTTCTCCCGGATGAGCTTCTCCGTCTCTGCGTCTGGCACCGGGGGGATGACAGGGATGGGGAAATCCGTCCCACTCTCTCGCGTCAACTTGCTGTGGGCAGAGAGGAGGTGAGGGTGCTGCCacagccctcccagccccccatGGGGACATTCCCCCATGGGTGCCTGCAGGCCTGGATACCCCGAACCTTGCAGATACCCACCACCTGCCTGCACAGACAATGAGCCCCCCTGGCCAGGGCTGCACTCAGCCCTTTTTCCAGTGGGGGGAAACATGGGCAGCTCCAAgcatccccccaaaacccagcaccCCCAACCTGCTTCAAACCAGCTTGGGGGGACCCAAGGAGGCACCACCACAACAAGGGGtgccagggacccccccagagcACAGAGCTCTGCCCGAGTGCTTCAAGCTAGGGTCAGGCTCTCCTTGCCCaatattttctctgctgctttaaaaCATCTTAAACTCGGCATCTCTCTTCTCTCCCACAGCCACAGCCCCACTGCAGGATGGGCTCCCTGAGCACCCCACAGCCCATCcagccccagggatgctctgCACCCCTTTTCCCGAGCATCAGCTCCCATTCAAGCCCATCCCTACTGGAGGGAGCTGTGAGCGTCCACCTGGGGCCACCCCACCACACAGGACTACAGCCAGCCGAATCGATGGCTTCTCCCATGCCAACGGCTATGGGGAGGGACCAGCAATCCCAGCCGGGTCCCTGTGGATGCCACGTGCTACCCCAGTGGGTGACGACATGGCTGGGACACTGCCAACGCGGCTGGCAGGGGTCACGCGTGCTGCCACGTGCCACCGCCACGTGCCACCCGCCGGTGCAGCCCCTCCGCATGCAAAGGGGTGATGGACATGGCGGATGTTGCACGGGCGGGCTGGGCCCCCCCTGCCACGTGGGGTCCATTGTGATGAGGGGGCTGTGCCAGCATGCCACAGCAAGGATATGGGTTTTGGCCATGTTTTGAGCTGCTTTGGAAGTCACTGCCTGTTGTCACGACTCCTCGCCATGGGAGGACCCAGGGGAGAGCACGTCAAGCTCCTTCTATCCCTGGCAGCAAGACAAGGTTTGAGCCAGGCACTGGCAATGGGGCAAGCAGTTTCACCAGCCCAGGAAAACCTGCCTCCCTAGAAAAGGCAGCAGGCCTGCCTACTGCTGCttcctgcaccccaaaaatcaCATTCCCCCTGGGATGGCAGCAGGATAGGGGTGCCAGCCTGCAGCCCTTTGTTTGGGCAACTTTTGGCTGGGAAAAACTAGGTGCGACCAAACAGTGACATGTCCCCCCAACCACACCTTGCCTGGGTGAGCTGGGGTGATGTTACCAGCACATAGCATCCTCCAGGCACTGCTGGTGGTGTCGGCACCCCAAGGGCAACTTGCGTGGGCAACAGGTGGGTGGCCACAGGGCCAGCTCTCCCCGAGATCGGCTGCCTGGCCCTTGCGTGGGCACAGAAGGACCAAGACAGCGTTGGGTACCAGCAAGTACTTTATATAGGGACCAGGGGgatgggcagggagaggagggcagcGGGGGCCCAATGTGGCCCCGGCTGGATCCTggctcagtcggtagagcagtcGGCACAGCACAGCCTCAGCACGGAGGGATGCCGCCTTCTCCGGTGGCACATATGGAGACACCATCTTAGAAGTACCTATAGTCCTCGCCAGCCCCTCCCAATGGCACTGCTGCTTCAGCCCCCCATGACCCACTTGCTCCCACACCACTCCAGCACCCTGGCTAGAGGGTCCCACCGGGGACCCTGCTTTGGGGGGCTCCCTGCAGCATCTTGGGGTGGCTAAAGGGTATGCGAGTGCCATGAATCCAGCTGGTACCGGTGGCAAAGCCCCAGCACCGTGTGCTTGCttggctcctgctccagcccctaAGCCTGCAGGGAGCATCCCCCTAGATGCTAGAGCATGCACTGCTAGAGCATCTCCCCCAGTCCTGGGGGGACGCAGAGTCCCCTTGACTGCTGGAGCATCCCCACTGAGACAGACCCAGCCCAGCAGGACTCAAAGGTCCCCCTCACTGCTGGAGCATTGCCCCCCAGCTGGCCCCAGGGGGATGCAGGGTCCCCTTCACTGCCAGAgcatttccccccaccctgccagaCAGCATCAGCCCTGGGGGGACACCATGTCCCCATCACTGCTTAAGCCTCCCCCCCTAAGACAGACCCAGCCTTGGGTCCCCTTGCTGCCAGAGCAtcccctcccagccagccccagcccaacGGCATGGGTAGGGCTGCCCACTGCACCAGGGCACCCCACCATGCTGCCAAGGATTCTTTGCCCAGCCCACCATGATGCCTGGCATGGACCCACAGACAACCCCAACCCCGTGAGATCACCACTTGCAATGGGCTGGGGTCACCCCTAAGAGAGGAGATGgtccctcccccgcccccttcAGCCTGGCACCCCACTCCCAGTCCCATACTTGCGGTTCCTCTCCTTCACCACCATGCGGGTCATGCTCTGGATGCACTGCGTGCGGTAGTTCTCATAGTGGGTCTCCCGCGTCACGTCCTTGAGGTCCTGCATGTGGGTCCTCACCAGCATTGTCCGCAGCTTCACGAAGTCACAGTGGGATGGGTTCTCCACTGCAGGGGAGCCTGGGGTCAGGAGGCCAcagccagcccccccagccccctaaGCACCCCCAGGCTGAGCAGCGTGGAGATGGAGCACGTGATGTCCCCATCCCCTCAGGACTGGTGGGATGCTGGCGACACAGCCCAGCATTACCTTCCACGATGCCCCAGGGGTAGAGGCGCCCACGGACACGCCGGCCTTTGGCCTCTACAACCGTGTTGCTGCCGATGACGGCGAAGGGGATGCTCTCCTGTAAGAGGACGGCAGGGGTTAGCAGGGCTCGGTCTTGCCCGCTGTGGCCCACATCCTTCCACGCACATCTCTTCAGCCACATCCAGCACCCATTTACCAAGATACCCAGGAGCCCTGGCTATGGAGCACCCCAGGTGGGACAGCAGCAGTCATGGCATGGGTTTCTccaccccagccccatcccaccaAGCTGCAGGTGGCACCTGTGGGGTCTTGGTGATATGCCTGGGTAGTGCAATAGGTACTAACCCCACCATCCTGGGGCTGCCAGAGGGCTTGCGTGACCCCAAAGAGTCCCAAGGGTACCCCAGAATGAGATGTCCTCCCAGCCATGGGGTtctgcacccccccccctccccccccccaaggatgGAGCTGTAGGAGCCCGATCctttgcagggggggtggactagatgagctttaaaggtcccttccaacccaaactatgcTATGACCCACCTTCAGTGCCTGGTCCTGCAGCTTGAACTCCTCATCCTCATCCGAGTCACACTCGGGGAACTGGTAGATGCGGATGCCATAGTGGTCGATCTCCTCCCGGATCTGGAGGCAGACAGCCCTGCTGAGGGCACAGTTCTGGCCCTCGGAAAAGGGGTGGGAAGCACCACACAGCGCCAGTCTCCCCCAAGGACCCACAAAACCCTATCCCCTGCAGGAGCCCCTGAGACTAGATGTCATgaccccccccccgcacccttccagCCCCTAGCTGAGCACCAGGGAGACATGTCCTTGGTGGCCACATGGGCAACATGGTCCTCTACAGTGCTGTGAGCACGGAGGATGCTCCATGGCAAAGTCCAGGCAGGGGTTGGAGAGAGCCCCCAGCCGagcagggaccccagccccagggcaccCCCATCACCAGGGACCCACTGAGATGGCTTCAGGCTGTGCCAACCTCCCCGTACTTTGTTCTTCATGCGCTCCACCTCGGCAGGGGTCAGGGTGTCAGCCTTAGCCAGCACTGGCACGATGTTCACCCGCTGGTGCAGGGCTCTCATGAACTCCACGTCCAGGGGCCGGAGGCTGTGGGGGAAGGCCAGTGAGCACCATCCCAccaagccccttccccagccccccccacccccagcccagcagcacaggcaggggctgcccatACCCGTGGCCAAAGGGAGAGATGAAGTAGATGCAGCAGTGGACGCGGTTGTCCTGGATGTTCTTCCGGTTGAGGCCACTTTCGTCACGGAAATACTGCTCGAACTGCTGGTCGATGTAGTCGGCCACTGGCTTCCAGCTGCGGGTACAGGGAGGCAACTCTCTGAGTCCCCTGTGGGACCCTCAGCCTTTCCCTGGACCCTCAGCTCAACACTTCCCATGGCTCAGCGTCGCAGCCCAAGGAGCCATGGGCATCCCACCCTCAGAGCCACTGGCACCCACGGTGGTGCTGTCCGACCCTAGGGagacactccccccaccccctccctgggACGCACCACTCAGTGTTGTTGACAGCATCACCAAAGCCCGGCGTGTCCACAATGGTCAGGCGCAGCTTGACACCCTTCTCCTCGATGTCCACCACGTGCTTGGTGATCTCCACCGTCTGCGTGATGCGCTCTGCAGCGGCAAGAGACATGTCGACAGGGAGGGGGAGCACCCCGGGCGAGAGGTGATGCGGGTGACATGGGGAGATGCTGCAGCCCCTGGCTGTCACCCCCCACCCTGGGGGGCTGGGGTggctttgcaggatcaggcccaacATCTGCCAGGGTCCAGGACCAAGAGATGATGCTCCATGCCATGGCCTCCCACATCCACATGGATGTGCACCCATCCCTCAGTGGCTGTGCCACTGCCACCCAGTGACAGCCcggctccagcagcacaggggtctGCTGGGGCCAGGCATCACTGTGGGAGCATTTTTGGCTCCCTGTACCCCCACACGTGACCCCACGGCTCCAGGACTGCACATGCCCCTTTATGCCCATGACCCCTCCATGTCCCTGCAACCCCAAGGATGCTCCAGTTGCATTGTGTGCATGTGGCCACACACGTTTTGGCTTTCACTCCAAGCAACGGAAATAAATCAAACAACCGCCTCAAAACAAATCAAGCAACCGCCTCGAACCCCTGGGGATTTGGGCAAGTTTGGGCGATTTTAATTCAAAAACTGGCTGCAGCTGAACCAGCACTGTGCCCTggaccccgactgaccccagcCTCCTGGATTTGCTGTGGCTCCAGCCTATCCCCAACAAGCTTGTTTTCCCAGTGGGGACAAAGCCCCCACGGGGGGTCCCCATGCTGAGCTGGGGGGGAGGTCCTCGCTGCCTTGGagcagtgcccagtgccagcAGGCAACTGGCAACATGCCACAAGCAGCTTCAGAGACCCAGAGGAGcccagctgggcagggacaggggctgcagcccctggggatgGCAGAGGGTGCTGCCATCACCGCCGGATACCCCACCACTGGGACTGTCATACCCCCCTCACCTTCGGCGTTCAGCAGCTTGCGGTCTCTGTACATGTCCGTCAGGAAGAGGCTGTTGACCAGGGTGGACTTGCCCAGCCCGGATTCCCCTGGGATATGGGGACAAGGGTGAGGGGCAGCAGCCGGTACACACCCCCCCCGGCTCCATGGCTTTTGGGATCCAGAGTGGGATCAGTATCCCCCATGCCAGGCTCACTCCCCCGTACCTGCCACCATGAGGGTGAAGTCGAagcccttcttcactgacttccGATGGACCTGGTTGGGCAGTGTGGCAAAGCCCACGTACTCCTTGTCATCCTGCAGGCAGAGGGGATGTGGGACAGGGGATGCCACCATCCCACCCCCCACCATCCTGGTGGGCCACCCCCTTGTcgtgtccccctccagcccccaagGGGTCCCCCAGGTTGGAGCACCTCAGGATGCGGCCATGCCTGCCCAAACCCCTTGGGTTTGGAGGGTGGGACCATCCTCCACCGTGGGTCCTGCAGCCCCTCACCCAATGTCCCCCCACTCCCTGCGGATGCATCCTGCACCTCAGAAGAGTCGTAGGGGTCCAGCTGCCCCCAGGGGCTCCGTGGGCGGTTGGGGctgggggatgggggggcagCGATGTGCTGCTGGAGATCCAAAGGCCGAGACCGGGAGAAGATCCTGGCGTCCCTCTCGTCCGCAGGTTCGTCAGGGGGAACCCTTCCCACGCCACAGAGGGGGTGGCCGGGCTCCCGCCAGCTCTCCGGGGGCTCCACCTTCCTGGGGCTGTCGGCCGGTGGACAATCCCGCAGGAGCTGGGTCAGCTCAGCCTCCTCTGAGTCCTCCTTCAGGAAACGCTTTATCTGGGGATCAAGGGAGGAGATGACACCAATGGTGGCAGTGCCAGCCTGAGGTGGCATCAACCATCTTGGCATCATGAGCACCCAAGCTACAGCAGCCAGACACATGCACCCCAAGGATGGCAGGgatgggaggagaggggggaCACAGCTACCCCAGGGGACCAGccaccaccctggggacagccaTGGGATGGCAGCGGGGACAGCCACGGTCCCATGCACCCCAGGAGCTTACAGCTTGCGGCGTGGGGACAGCAGCCAGCTCCTGGCACTCCAGGGGACAGGAACCTTCCCCCTGAGCACCCCACTGCTCCTTGAGGTCTTCTGGGGTAGCCAGGGCCCCCAAGCACCCCATGGCCTGCCAGGAGGAcagggagggggtgccaggagggagggagaaacaCCAAGAAGAGATGAACAGCAGCGGCAAAGGAGTTGGCAGGGGGGCCAGACCCAGGGGGGAGGCAGACCGTGGGCAGGAGTCTGCCTGTGACCCCCTGCCTGCTCGCTCGCAGGGTCTCGGCGTGGACGATGGCACAAGGGGCTCCCACCGCTGCAGTCccaggggacagccagggcaggggACCTGACCCACAGCCGTCACCAACCCCACATGCAAAGGGCTTGGGGCAATACAACCTGTCACGCAAAGGGGCCACGAACCCCATGGCCATGCTCAGGCCGTGTCCTCACACGCACCGGGACACCGACACCCCCTTGGCCTGGCTCTCCCCATCCTGGAGCTGGTGCgggcagcagccccaggcaggggctgggggggggccagACACAGCAGCCCCTGAGCTGGTTGGCCCTGTGGGGTGGCGGGGCTGGGACAAGGGACAAGGACGCTGGGACTGGGACGGCTCCACATCCTGTTTACAAGTGCTGGCGGGAGGAGACATGTTCCCAAGAGCACGGCTGGCAGTGGCTCCCATGGGACCAAGCCCTCCTGCCAGCAGGCACCAGGGTCCCCGATGCCTTGCCACAGCAACTGCCAGGATACCCCAACCCCATGGGGAAGGAGACCCCCAAATGGGGGACATACAGGGTCTGGGAGAGCCCCTGACCCTGCAGGCTCACACTTGGGGGTCAGTGCCGCCCCCAGATCAGGGCCTGAAGGCGAGAGCCCTCCATGGGGACATGtgtcctcccccatcccacgtcCCTGCTCCATCAGTGGGGAGGGCAGCTGTGCCGGCGGCAAGGCGAGATGCACTGAATTAGCGGGCTGGAAACAAGGTCACGGCGCTGTTGGGGCTGTGCGCTCGCACGCCTGCCCCCCACTCCCTGGTAACCCTCTGGCCATCAGCACGGGGGGCCACACACGGTGCCTGGGTGGAGGGGCAGCAGGTGCCCCCATGCTCCTTTCTCCCCCAGCTGATCAAGAGCGTTCTGTGGGTCTGTGTGACCACAGCATCCTCTTCTTCACCGATCTTgacctgagggggggggggctcagcaccAGCCCCCACTGCAGCACAGCCCAGCTGGGGGCTACACAGTGTTGGGAGATGATGCCACCACTACTaagtgctcccagccctgctgccactCCACCCCACAGGGCTCCAGCCCTTTGGGGCTCcacctcaccccccaccccagagaAGCCGATGGTGATGCTGTGGCACGGGAGGGGTTTGCTCCGCATCCCCAGGGATTCTGCAGCAAGTGCATCCCACAGCAAGGCTGTCCCGGAGACAGAGCATTGGCTGTAGCACCTCCCCGCAGCACCAGGGTACTCCgggtccccccatccccacgtgCCCCCTCTCTCGCCCCACCTGGGAGGAAGGCTGCCCCTGTACCTCTTGCCCAGGCTGCAGCTCGGGGCAGGTGGCCATGGCAGAGCCGGCGTCACCCGTGGCTGGGAGAGGATGCCGAGTGGCACCGGCTGCGCTGAGGGATGGGGAGCGGTATTAGCATAACTCCACCCTGGGCAGAGACCTTGGCCCCGGCATCCACCGCACCCAGCAGGCAGGCACGGcccctgtgggtgctgggggcaggaccagtgggggggggggcacaggaggggagagggaaccccagggcagagcaaagcccagctcctgcccagtTGTCAAGATGTCAAGGACCAGCAAAGCACCATTGGCCGAGGAGGTGGCAAGGCAGGTCCTGGGGGGCTGCATGaccaccaccagcagcccccCTGGGCTGAGCAGTTTGGCTACAACCCAGGAGGACATGAAGCCTTTGGAAACACCTCCACCCCAGGACAAAAACCTCCTCCACCCCAGTGCACACCAgatcctctcctgctccccaccctgGAGCAGCTATGCCAGCAGGGCCCGCAGGCTCTCTGAGGGGAGAAACCCAGTTTTCCATGAAAGACTGTTTGAGAActcaatgcttttgtgcctgaCAGTTAAAgcttccccgcacagctccaAGTCACTGCTCTGGCTGGGCCTGATGGGCTCGGCTGGGAAAGACCTGACCCCAGGCTGGGAGAAGCAGGGCTGATGCTCACC comes from the Accipiter gentilis chromosome 6, bAccGen1.1, whole genome shotgun sequence genome and includes:
- the SEPTIN4 gene encoding septin-4 isoform X4 yields the protein MAMGCLGALATPEDLKEQWGAQGEGSCPLECQELAAVPTPQAIKRFLKEDSEEAELTQLLRDCPPADSPRKVEPPESWREPGHPLCGVGRVPPDEPADERDARIFSRSRPLDLQQHIAAPPSPSPNRPRSPWGQLDPYDSSEDDKEYVGFATLPNQVHRKSVKKGFDFTLMVAGESGLGKSTLVNSLFLTDMYRDRKLLNAEERITQTVEITKHVVDIEEKGVKLRLTIVDTPGFGDAVNNTECWKPVADYIDQQFEQYFRDESGLNRKNIQDNRVHCCIYFISPFGHGLRPLDVEFMRALHQRVNIVPVLAKADTLTPAEVERMKNKIREEIDHYGIRIYQFPECDSDEDEEFKLQDQALKESIPFAVIGSNTVVEAKGRRVRGRLYPWGIVEVENPSHCDFVKLRTMLVRTHMQDLKDVTRETHYENYRTQCIQSMTRMVVKERNRNKLTRESGTDFPIPVIPPVPDAETEKLIREKDEELRRMQEMLQKIQKQMKDSH